The DNA region TGCCCATGGTTCCGGCTCCGAGGACTGCGATGGTTTGTGGTTGCGTCATGAGAGTTGATGCCTTCTCCGAGAAGGAAAAGTGTAACAGTCCGTACGGGGCGTGTTACCAAACTGCTCGCGGAGACAGGGGATCAATTGGAAAGGCAAATGTACGGGATGAATGAAGTAGAAACGCGCCTGCGGTTGGTTCTTAGAGGTAAGTAGAGCTAATAGACACTAAAAGGACAGTGATATTGTCATGGCCTCCCCTTCCATTGGCGGCCGCGATGAGGACCTCGCAGGCCTCGGTGAGAGCGGACTGTGTGGCTGGAGTTGGGATGGCGGCGAGTATGGTTTCTATTTCGCAGTCGGAGATCTCATGGCTAAGGCCGTCGGAGGCGAGCAGATAAAGGTCGTTGGGCCGGAGATAGTGGCTCTCGATCTCGGGGACGACGCCGGGCCGCGAGCCGATGGCACGGGTGATGATGTTACGCATGGGAGAGACGACAGCCTGGGCAGGCGTAATCTGGCCGGCGCGGAGCTGCTCTCCTACAAGGGAGTGATCGTGGGTGAGTTGTTGCAGATGGCCGTGCCGTAGGCGATAGCAGCGACTGTCGCCTACGTGGGCCAGCCACAGAACAGGGTCTTCAGAACGTTCATTGCGGACGGGAGCGAGCAGCGCGACCAGCGTCGTGCCCATGCCAGCGAGCCTCGAGGACTGGCGGGAGTGCTGATAGACGGCCTGATTGGCGGCGTGGATGGCCGCGCAGAGTCGTGCCTGCGGGCTGGCGGCGTGGTTGCCATTGGTGGTCGGCGACGTGAGGTAGCTGAGGAAGGTTTTGGCGGCAAGGTGGCTGGCCACCTCTCCCGCTGCGGCTCCGCCCATGCCATCGCAGACGACAAAGGCCCCGGACTCAAGGGAGGCTGCGCAGGCGTCCTCGTTGCCGCGGCGGACGAGGCCAGGGTGAGACAACATCGCGTAGATGAGTTGATTTGCCGACACAGTTGAGAGTGAAATTCTTCCGCAGAAAAAGATACACGGCAACGCGGTGAAGGCAAAGGCTGAGTTAGTTTAGGTGCTGAGGGAATGAACGGATGAACCGGATTGTGCATGGGGACAACCTCAATGTTTTGCGAAAAATGAAATCGGGCTCGGTGGAGTTGATCTATATCGACCCACCATTTAATACTGGCAAGCGGCAGGCTCGGAAACAGATGAAGACCGTGCGGGATGAGGCGGGAGACCGAATAGGTTTCGGGGGGCAACGGTACAGAACGGAGGTGCTGAAGGTGCAAGCTGGCGGCACGGGATATGGCGACCAGTTTGGAGACTTTCTTGGATTTTTGCGGCCACGGATGGAGGCGGCCTACCGGGTGCTGTCGCCTACGGGATCGTTTTTTTTTCATATCGACTACCGCGAGGTCCATTACTGCAAGGTGATGCTGGACGAGATCTTTGGGCGCGAGTGTTTTCAGAACGAGATCATCTGGGCGTATGACTATGGCGCGCGTTCGAAGAAACGCTGGCCTGCGAAGCATGACAACATCCTCTGGTACACGAAAGACGCAGAACGGTACACGTTCAATCTGGAGGAGTGCGACCGGATTCCGTATATGGCACCGGGGTTGGTGGGGGCGAAGAAGGCTGCGCGGGGAAAGACGCCCACCGATGTCTGGTGGCACACGATTGTTTCTCCTACAGGCAAAGAAAAGACGGGATATGCGACGCAGAAGCCGCTGGGAGTACTGGAGCGGATTGTGAAGATCCACTCGAATCCGGGAGAGAAAGTGCTCGATTTTTTTGCAGGGAGCGGAACGACGGGAGAGGCTGCGGCGAAGCACGGACGGAGCTTTGTGATGGTCGACGAGAGTGAAGATGCGATACGCGTGATGAAGCAGCGGCTGGCAAATTGGCTGGGACATCGTAGAATCAAGCGATGAAATATCTGGTGGCGTTGCTGGCTTTAGCGGGGTTGGGGGTAAGCGTAATGGGATTGCTGATCCATAATATGGATCCGGCAAAGGCACCTCCGTGTGCGGTGAGCGAGCATTGGGACTGCGGGTCGGTGAACCATAGCCGATTTTCGGTCTTTCCGCCGAGGACCTTCGATGAAGCTCCGGGCAAGGTGCATATTCCGGTGGCCACGGTAGGGATTGTGGCCTATGCCGTGATCGCCGTGCTGGCGCTGATGGAGCGGTGGTGGCTGGTGTTCGAGACGGCGCAACTGGGATTCATGTGCGCCTCGTTTCTGAGCTACCTCGAAGCGTTTGTGATGGAGAAGTGGTGCATCTACTGCGTGTGGTCGTGGGGGATTATGACAACGATTCTGTTGCTGACGATCGGGTGGCTGGTGTATCGGCGGCGCGGTGGAAGAATAGCGTGGCAGAAATAGAGGAAATCTATGTGGCCTAAAGTGCTTGCGCAATTGTTCGAACTGCTTCCCCACGTCACGCGTCTGGTGCCGATGGCGGACAAGTATTTTTCGACGAAGACAGCGTCGGAAAAAACCACCCAGGCGGCCATGGCAGCCATGGCCGAGGGCATTCGTGGCGACCTGGGACAGGTAACCCAGGCCCAGGCCGGGCTTCATCAGCAGTTGCAGGAGCAGAGCGTTCAGATTGCCGAAGTCTCCGCCGACGTAAAGAGGATGGCGACGGCGACGGAGCGGGTGACGGCGCTGGAGTCGCAGGTGGCAGCCTTGGGATGGTGGGTGAAGATTGGGGTTTCGCTGATTGTGGTTTTGCTGGTGTCGGTGATTGTGCTGCTGGTGCGCGGCCGGTAAAGAGCTCTGACGGTTAGAATCTCAGTATGGGGATCAGCTGGGAACAAGCTCTGGATTGCTTCAATAGTGATGACTTGATTGGAATCGGCATGGAGGCCGACGCGGTGCGGCGCAAACTGCATCCGGAGGGCGTGGTGAGCTATGCCATCGACCGGAAGATCGATTGTGCAACAGCTCCATTCGAGGCGCTCTACCAACAGATTCACGCGACCGTGGAGATGGGTGGGACAGG from Edaphobacter paludis includes:
- a CDS encoding PP2C family serine/threonine-protein phosphatase gives rise to the protein MSANQLIYAMLSHPGLVRRGNEDACAASLESGAFVVCDGMGGAAAGEVASHLAAKTFLSYLTSPTTNGNHAASPQARLCAAIHAANQAVYQHSRQSSRLAGMGTTLVALLAPVRNERSEDPVLWLAHVGDSRCYRLRHGHLQQLTHDHSLVGEQLRAGQITPAQAVVSPMRNIITRAIGSRPGVVPEIESHYLRPNDLYLLASDGLSHEISDCEIETILAAIPTPATQSALTEACEVLIAAANGRGGHDNITVLLVSISSTYL
- a CDS encoding site-specific DNA-methyltransferase, which gives rise to MNRIVHGDNLNVLRKMKSGSVELIYIDPPFNTGKRQARKQMKTVRDEAGDRIGFGGQRYRTEVLKVQAGGTGYGDQFGDFLGFLRPRMEAAYRVLSPTGSFFFHIDYREVHYCKVMLDEIFGRECFQNEIIWAYDYGARSKKRWPAKHDNILWYTKDAERYTFNLEECDRIPYMAPGLVGAKKAARGKTPTDVWWHTIVSPTGKEKTGYATQKPLGVLERIVKIHSNPGEKVLDFFAGSGTTGEAAAKHGRSFVMVDESEDAIRVMKQRLANWLGHRRIKR
- a CDS encoding vitamin K epoxide reductase family protein produces the protein MKYLVALLALAGLGVSVMGLLIHNMDPAKAPPCAVSEHWDCGSVNHSRFSVFPPRTFDEAPGKVHIPVATVGIVAYAVIAVLALMERWWLVFETAQLGFMCASFLSYLEAFVMEKWCIYCVWSWGIMTTILLLTIGWLVYRRRGGRIAWQK